From one Comamonas piscis genomic stretch:
- a CDS encoding RluA family pseudouridine synthase has translation MKHIIGGKPDEPRSPQAAPVAVRLVEVHPDDAGQRLDNFLMRHLKGVPKTHVYRIIRQGEVRINKGRTSADTRVQPGDVVRIPPVRVSSKPDEDERAVPAREFPLLLDDDVMLAINKPAGVAVHGGSGVSFGVIEQLRRAHPDARFLELVHRLDRETSGILLVAKKRSALTHLQDQFRERETGKTYLALVLGEWPANKKVIDTPLRKYLLPDGERRVRATTADDPEGMRSVSLVKVQRVFPARHLLGLPAMSLLEVTIKTGRTHQIRVHLASSGHAIAGDEKYGDFDLNKRLAKHGLKRMFLHAWRLQFNHPQTAERVELGAELPPELADFVAAAPAAA, from the coding sequence GTGAAACATATTATAGGGGGCAAACCGGACGAGCCCCGCAGTCCACAAGCAGCCCCAGTCGCTGTAAGGCTGGTGGAGGTCCATCCGGATGACGCTGGACAGCGTCTGGACAATTTTCTGATGCGCCACTTAAAGGGCGTACCCAAGACCCACGTCTACCGCATCATTCGGCAGGGGGAGGTCCGTATCAACAAGGGTCGCACGTCAGCGGACACTCGCGTTCAGCCCGGCGATGTGGTCCGAATTCCGCCGGTGCGCGTGTCTTCCAAGCCCGACGAAGACGAGCGTGCAGTGCCAGCTAGGGAGTTTCCCTTGTTGTTGGATGACGATGTCATGTTGGCGATCAACAAGCCCGCTGGCGTGGCCGTACACGGCGGCTCGGGTGTCAGCTTTGGCGTCATCGAGCAATTGCGCCGCGCCCACCCCGATGCGCGCTTTCTGGAGCTGGTACACCGCCTGGACCGCGAGACATCCGGCATTTTGTTGGTCGCCAAGAAGCGCTCTGCGCTGACCCATCTGCAAGACCAGTTCCGCGAGCGGGAGACCGGCAAGACCTACCTGGCCTTGGTGCTGGGCGAATGGCCGGCCAACAAGAAGGTGATCGACACGCCTTTACGCAAATACCTGCTGCCCGACGGCGAGCGCCGGGTACGCGCCACCACGGCTGACGATCCCGAGGGTATGCGCTCGGTGTCGCTGGTCAAGGTGCAGCGGGTGTTCCCCGCGCGGCATCTGCTGGGCCTGCCTGCGATGAGCCTGCTGGAGGTGACGATAAAAACCGGTCGCACCCACCAGATCCGCGTCCACCTGGCCAGCAGCGGCCATGCGATTGCCGGCGATGAAAAGTACGGCGACTTTGATTTGAACAAGCGCCTGGCCAAGCATGGCCTCAAGCGGATGTTTCTGCATGCCTGGCGCCTGCAGTTCAACCACCCGCAAACGGCAGAGCGGGTGGAGCTGGGTGCCGAGTTGCCGCCGGAGCTGGCCGACTTTGTGGCGGCGGCGCCGGCTGCCGCCTGA
- a CDS encoding Rne/Rng family ribonuclease, producing MKRMLINATQAEERRLAIVDGQKLLDYEIEIEGREQRKGNIYKAVVTRVEPSLEACFVDYGEDRHGFLPFKEISKQYFAEGVSPSQARINDVIREGQELIVQVEKEERGNKGAALTTFISLAGRYVVLMPNNPRGGGVSRRIEGDERAELKEAMDQLDYPKGMSIIARTAGIGRTAPELQWDLNYLLKLWGAIDGAAKSAKGAFLIYQESSLVIRAIRDYFHNDIGDILIDTDDIYEQAQQFMAHVMPEHAARVKRYRDDAPLFSRFQIEHQIESAYSRTVTLPSGGAIVIDHTEALVSIDVNSARAIKGGDIEETATRTNLEAADEVARQMRLRDLGGLIVIDFIDMEESKNRRDVESRLRDALRQDRARVQFGTISKFGLMEMSRQRLKPALSEGAHINCPRCGGSGHIRDAESSALQILRIIQEESMKDNTAAVNCQVPVEVASFLLNEKRTEIQKIELKQRVSVTMVPNKALETPHYKLERMKHDDPRLDSMEASYKLADPEEESLGFTRRSQEPTNKQTPVIKGVLPDAPAPIAEPRPAPAARAANGQPAPNGKPAATPAAAPAAAPVAAPQKGFLAWLKRFFGMAPEPAPAPVPAAPAAPAGEARRENRDSRNGGRGGRGGERGDRGDRKDGNRPARGERAEGERGDRNGRGNNAAADGSRSPRGGDQEGRNRRGERGDRGDRQDRSRRDEASLNPQAGDNAAATGERQDRAPRPERAPREPREGRRDRGGERGERQERRNPADDSAQPLNAVAAAPINADAVIASLPSLDLDTGNQPEAGIDADNATPERRERRSRDRYGRDRRNRGDRERTGRDEQAEGDTAAADSGFAPDAAPAVQQDADDAPRRSYFNAASASAPAPVAAPAVAAAADVAAPAFAVPVQAPVASSAPVSVAEQAPLAAAVAAPVPAPVAAPAPAVAPVAAPVPAAAPVVAAPEPAGLPAIASYALPMDALHQIASTAGLQWVNSDADKIAAVQAAIAAEPAPVHVPRERQPVVQIDEGPLVLVETRKDLSDLVLPFERETA from the coding sequence ATGAAACGGATGCTGATCAACGCCACGCAAGCTGAAGAGCGCCGCCTCGCCATTGTTGATGGCCAAAAGCTGCTGGATTACGAGATTGAAATCGAAGGCCGCGAACAACGCAAAGGCAATATCTACAAAGCCGTTGTTACCCGGGTCGAACCCTCTCTGGAAGCCTGCTTTGTCGACTACGGCGAAGACCGCCACGGCTTCCTGCCGTTCAAGGAAATCTCCAAACAATATTTCGCCGAAGGCGTCTCCCCCAGCCAGGCCCGCATCAACGATGTGATCCGCGAAGGCCAGGAGCTGATTGTCCAGGTCGAAAAAGAAGAACGTGGCAACAAGGGCGCAGCGCTCACCACCTTCATCTCGCTGGCTGGCCGCTATGTCGTGCTGATGCCCAACAACCCCCGTGGTGGTGGTGTCTCGCGCCGTATTGAAGGCGACGAGCGCGCCGAGCTCAAAGAAGCCATGGACCAGCTGGACTACCCCAAGGGCATGTCCATCATTGCGCGCACCGCCGGCATTGGCCGCACCGCACCTGAGCTGCAATGGGATCTGAACTACCTGCTCAAGCTCTGGGGTGCCATCGATGGCGCTGCCAAGTCTGCCAAGGGCGCCTTCCTGATCTACCAGGAATCGAGCCTGGTGATCCGCGCGATCCGCGACTATTTCCACAATGACATCGGCGACATCCTGATCGACACCGATGACATCTATGAACAAGCCCAGCAGTTCATGGCCCATGTGATGCCTGAGCATGCTGCCCGCGTCAAGCGCTACCGCGATGACGCGCCGCTTTTCAGCCGCTTCCAGATCGAGCACCAGATTGAGTCGGCCTACTCGCGCACCGTGACCCTGCCCTCCGGCGGCGCCATCGTGATCGACCACACCGAAGCGCTGGTCTCCATCGACGTGAACTCGGCCCGCGCCATCAAGGGCGGTGATATCGAAGAAACCGCCACCCGCACCAACCTGGAAGCCGCCGACGAAGTAGCCCGCCAGATGCGCCTGCGCGACCTGGGCGGTCTGATCGTCATCGACTTCATCGACATGGAAGAGTCGAAGAACCGCCGCGATGTGGAAAGCCGCCTGCGCGACGCGCTGCGCCAAGACCGCGCCCGTGTGCAGTTCGGCACCATCAGCAAGTTTGGCCTGATGGAAATGAGCCGCCAGCGCCTCAAGCCGGCGCTGAGCGAAGGTGCCCACATCAACTGCCCACGCTGCGGCGGTTCGGGCCACATCCGCGATGCCGAAAGCTCGGCACTGCAGATCCTGCGCATCATCCAGGAAGAGTCGATGAAGGACAACACGGCAGCCGTCAACTGCCAGGTGCCTGTCGAAGTCGCTTCTTTCCTGCTGAACGAAAAGCGTACCGAAATCCAGAAGATCGAGCTCAAGCAGCGCGTGTCCGTCACCATGGTGCCCAACAAGGCGCTGGAGACCCCGCACTACAAGCTCGAGCGCATGAAGCACGACGACCCGCGCCTCGACTCGATGGAAGCGAGCTACAAGCTGGCCGACCCGGAAGAAGAGAGCCTGGGCTTTACCCGCCGCTCGCAAGAGCCGACCAACAAGCAAACCCCGGTCATCAAGGGTGTTCTGCCTGATGCACCGGCCCCCATTGCCGAACCACGCCCGGCACCCGCTGCGCGCGCCGCCAACGGCCAGCCTGCGCCAAACGGCAAGCCGGCAGCTACGCCAGCCGCAGCACCTGCTGCAGCGCCCGTAGCCGCACCGCAAAAGGGCTTCCTGGCCTGGCTCAAGCGCTTCTTCGGCATGGCCCCTGAGCCAGCACCCGCGCCCGTACCAGCAGCGCCTGCAGCCCCCGCCGGCGAAGCCCGCCGCGAAAACCGTGACAGCCGCAATGGCGGCCGTGGTGGCCGTGGTGGTGAGCGCGGCGACCGTGGTGACCGCAAGGATGGCAACCGCCCTGCCCGTGGCGAACGCGCCGAAGGCGAACGCGGTGACCGCAATGGCCGTGGCAACAATGCTGCCGCCGACGGCAGCCGCAGCCCCCGTGGTGGCGACCAGGAAGGCCGCAACCGCCGTGGAGAGCGCGGTGACCGTGGCGACCGCCAGGACCGCAGCCGCCGCGACGAAGCCTCGCTGAACCCGCAAGCCGGTGACAACGCCGCCGCCACTGGCGAGCGCCAAGACCGCGCACCCCGCCCCGAGCGTGCGCCCCGCGAGCCGCGTGAAGGCCGCCGCGACCGTGGTGGTGAACGTGGTGAGCGCCAAGAGCGCCGCAACCCCGCCGATGACAGCGCCCAGCCGCTGAACGCCGTGGCTGCTGCGCCGATCAATGCCGATGCAGTGATCGCCTCGCTTCCTTCGCTGGACCTGGATACCGGCAACCAGCCAGAAGCCGGCATCGATGCGGACAACGCGACGCCAGAGCGCCGCGAACGCCGCTCGCGTGACCGCTATGGCCGCGACCGCCGCAACCGTGGTGACCGCGAACGCACGGGCCGTGACGAGCAGGCAGAAGGCGACACCGCTGCCGCTGATTCGGGCTTTGCGCCGGATGCTGCGCCTGCCGTGCAGCAAGATGCTGATGACGCACCGCGCCGCAGCTACTTCAATGCCGCATCTGCATCTGCGCCAGCGCCTGTCGCCGCACCTGCAGTGGCAGCCGCAGCCGACGTTGCAGCACCTGCGTTTGCAGTTCCGGTCCAGGCCCCTGTCGCGTCTAGCGCCCCGGTCAGCGTTGCCGAGCAGGCACCCCTGGCCGCAGCGGTGGCTGCACCAGTGCCAGCGCCCGTTGCCGCACCTGCCCCCGCCGTTGCCCCTGTGGCCGCACCGGTACCTGCCGCTGCGCCAGTAGTAGCAGCGCCCGAGCCAGCAGGCCTGCCGGCCATCGCCAGCTACGCGCTGCCCATGGACGCCTTGCACCAGATCGCCAGCACGGCGGGTCTGCAATGGGTCAACTCCGATGCCGACAAGATCGCTGCCGTGCAAGCCGCGATTGCCGCTGAACCCGCACCCGTGCATGTGCCGCGTGAGCGCCAGCCGGTCGTGCAGATCGACGAAGGCCCGCTGGTCCTCGTCGAGACCCGCAAGGATCTGAGTGATTTGGTCCTGCCCTTTGAGCGCGAAACCGCTTAA
- the yaaA gene encoding peroxide stress protein YaaA — translation MLFLLSPAKSLDYETPLPAGLTSTQPQFIPQSKALIAVLRSQSPQQIASLMHLSDKLAALNVARYEAWSPKFSSKNARQAIMAFNGDVYDGLQAPTLSTKQLDWAQAHLCMLSGLYGVLRPLDLMQPYRLEMGTRLATEQGSNLYHFWGSQIADYLNAQQASEDKPVVVNLASQEYFKSVDRKVLRARVIDCSFEDYKNGQYKIISFFAKKARGMMARYAIEHQTKTPAALKKFSTAGYAFTAEASSEDHFVFRRKVD, via the coding sequence ATGCTGTTTCTGCTCTCGCCCGCCAAATCGCTGGATTACGAAACCCCGCTGCCCGCTGGTCTGACCAGCACGCAGCCCCAGTTCATCCCCCAGTCCAAGGCCTTGATCGCGGTACTGCGCAGCCAGTCGCCGCAGCAGATCGCCAGCCTGATGCACCTCAGCGACAAACTGGCCGCGCTGAATGTGGCGCGCTATGAGGCCTGGTCGCCCAAGTTCAGCAGCAAGAATGCGCGCCAGGCCATCATGGCCTTCAATGGCGATGTGTATGACGGCCTGCAGGCCCCCACCTTGAGCACCAAGCAGCTGGATTGGGCGCAGGCCCATCTGTGCATGCTCAGCGGCCTCTACGGCGTGCTGCGCCCGCTTGATCTGATGCAGCCCTACCGGCTGGAGATGGGCACGCGCCTGGCCACCGAGCAGGGCAGCAACCTCTACCACTTCTGGGGCAGCCAGATTGCCGACTACCTCAATGCGCAGCAGGCCAGCGAAGACAAGCCGGTCGTCGTCAACCTGGCATCGCAGGAGTATTTCAAATCGGTCGATCGCAAGGTGCTGCGCGCCCGGGTCATCGACTGCAGCTTTGAAGACTACAAAAACGGCCAGTACAAGATCATCAGCTTCTTCGCCAAGAAGGCGCGGGGCATGATGGCGCGCTACGCCATCGAGCACCAAACCAAGACGCCGGCGGCCTTGAAGAAGTTCAGCACGGCCGGCTATGCCTTTACAGCCGAGGCATCGAGCGAAGACCATTTCGTGTTCAGGCGCAAAGTCGATTGA
- a CDS encoding 2OG-Fe(II) oxygenase, whose translation MTATQPLTPALRAWIIAQASAGISADQVFKAMCDAGWNADVAESAMESVLTEHLAQLQASKDATATPSQPAASARPLPEPQLGQSPSTIDVGDREVSVLLAMQHPRVVVFGNLLSDEECDAIIAAAEPRMQRSLTVETKTGGEEVNADRTSDGMFFKREETPVVAALERRIAKLVNWPENHGEGLQVLHYQPGAEYKPHYDYFDPTQPGTPTILKRGGQRLATLVIYLNNPQAGGGTSFPDVGLEVAPRRGNAVFFSYAAPDPATKSLHGGSPVIAGEKWIATKWLREGEFK comes from the coding sequence ATGACCGCCACGCAACCTCTCACCCCGGCACTGCGCGCCTGGATCATTGCTCAGGCCAGCGCAGGCATCAGCGCCGACCAGGTTTTCAAAGCCATGTGCGATGCCGGCTGGAACGCCGATGTCGCCGAATCCGCGATGGAATCGGTACTGACCGAACACCTCGCCCAGCTGCAGGCCAGCAAGGATGCCACCGCAACGCCCAGCCAGCCCGCTGCCAGCGCTCGCCCCCTGCCCGAGCCCCAGCTGGGCCAATCGCCCTCCACCATCGATGTGGGTGACCGCGAGGTCAGCGTGCTGCTGGCCATGCAGCACCCGCGCGTCGTCGTGTTCGGCAACCTGCTGTCGGATGAAGAGTGTGACGCCATCATTGCTGCGGCCGAGCCGCGCATGCAGCGCTCGCTGACCGTCGAGACCAAGACTGGCGGCGAAGAAGTCAATGCCGACCGCACCAGCGATGGCATGTTTTTCAAGCGCGAAGAAACCCCCGTGGTCGCAGCGCTGGAGCGCCGCATCGCCAAGCTGGTGAACTGGCCGGAAAACCATGGCGAAGGCCTGCAGGTGCTGCACTACCAGCCCGGTGCCGAGTACAAGCCGCATTACGACTATTTCGACCCAACCCAGCCCGGCACGCCGACGATTTTGAAACGCGGCGGCCAGCGCCTGGCCACCTTGGTGATCTACCTGAACAACCCGCAGGCCGGCGGCGGCACCAGCTTCCCCGATGTGGGGCTGGAAGTGGCTCCCCGCCGAGGCAATGCCGTGTTCTTCAGCTACGCCGCCCCCGACCCCGCAACCAAAAGCCTGCACGGCGGATCGCCTGTGATCGCCGGCGAAAAATGGATCGCCACCAAGTGGTTGCGCGAGGGCGAATTCAAATAA
- the queF gene encoding NADPH-dependent 7-cyano-7-deazaguanine reductase QueF (Catalyzes the NADPH-dependent reduction of 7-cyano-7-deazaguanine (preQ0) to 7-aminomethyl-7-deazaguanine (preQ1) in queuosine biosynthesis), producing the protein MTVSPSPEHSPLGQRSAYIDQYDPTLLFPLPRQAKRDELGLQPDKLPFFGADLWTAYEVSWLNLRGKPQVALVSFTIPCETPNIVESKSFKLYLNSFNNSRFGSVDEVRAKLLADISEAVWRGAPYQASVGVQMIDPEVFDTLPLQELDGLNLDRLDIDCEHYQPQPQLLRAAFDEAPITETLSSRLLKSNCLVTGQPDWGSVRISYTGPAIDQERLLQYIVSFRNHNEFHEQCVERMFVDIWKHCKPIRLTVYARYTRRGGLDINPLRTSQPMALPANIRTARQ; encoded by the coding sequence ATGACCGTCTCCCCTTCGCCTGAGCATTCGCCGCTGGGCCAGCGCTCCGCGTACATCGACCAGTACGACCCCACCCTGCTCTTCCCGCTGCCACGCCAGGCCAAGCGCGACGAGCTGGGCCTACAGCCCGACAAGCTGCCCTTTTTTGGCGCCGACCTGTGGACGGCCTATGAAGTCTCATGGCTCAACCTGCGCGGCAAGCCCCAGGTCGCGCTGGTGAGCTTCACCATCCCCTGCGAAACACCGAATATCGTCGAGAGCAAGTCCTTCAAGCTCTACCTAAACAGCTTCAACAACAGCCGCTTTGGCTCGGTCGATGAAGTGCGCGCCAAGCTGCTGGCCGATATCAGCGAAGCGGTGTGGCGCGGCGCGCCCTACCAGGCCTCGGTGGGCGTGCAGATGATCGACCCCGAAGTGTTCGACACCCTGCCACTGCAAGAGCTCGACGGCCTGAACCTGGACCGGCTGGACATCGACTGCGAGCACTACCAGCCCCAACCGCAGCTGCTGCGCGCCGCCTTTGATGAGGCGCCCATCACCGAAACCCTCAGCAGCCGCCTGCTCAAGAGCAACTGCCTGGTCACCGGCCAGCCCGACTGGGGCAGCGTGCGCATCAGCTACACCGGCCCAGCGATCGACCAGGAACGCCTGCTGCAGTACATCGTGAGCTTTCGCAACCACAACGAATTCCACGAGCAGTGCGTCGAGCGCATGTTTGTCGATATCTGGAAGCACTGCAAGCCGATCCGCCTGACGGTCTATGCCCGCTACACACGCCGGGGTGGGCTGGACATCAACCCGCTGCGCACCAGCCAGCCGATGGCCCTGCCGGCCAATATCCGCACCGCACGCCAGTAA
- a CDS encoding Y-family DNA polymerase, which yields MDAFYASAELLRYPQLKGLPVIIGGGRRAEDEALKARYGDRLHEIPTEAFPQLKDYVGRGVITTATYPARAFGVGSAMGMMKAAKLCPQAILLPVDFARYRHFSRQFKAIVTAMAPQMEDRGVDEVYIDFTHVEGGQDDHGRSLALQMQAAIHAATGLTCSVGVAPNKQLAKMASEFNKPNGVSIVLESDLQTMIWPLACRKINGVGPKADAKLQALGIQTLGDLAAKELPWLVENFGRSYGAWLHASSWGRDSRPVVTESEPVSMSRETTFDRDLHAVRDKAELGAIFTELCQMVAADLQRKGYVGRTIGIKLRYPDFRIATRDHSLPLYTQDAAAIRHAAGQCLKRAPLDQRLRLLGVRVGGLLPLEQALAQGLVGDWQAMRQAQSRLGVAEPKADPYTLPLFDDLD from the coding sequence ATGGATGCCTTCTATGCCTCGGCCGAGCTGTTGCGCTACCCGCAGCTCAAGGGCCTGCCGGTCATCATTGGCGGCGGCCGCCGGGCAGAGGATGAAGCGCTGAAAGCCCGCTACGGCGACCGCCTGCACGAGATTCCGACCGAGGCCTTCCCCCAACTCAAAGACTATGTCGGCCGGGGCGTGATCACCACGGCCACCTACCCGGCGCGGGCCTTTGGCGTGGGCTCGGCCATGGGCATGATGAAGGCCGCCAAGCTCTGTCCGCAGGCCATCTTGCTGCCGGTGGATTTTGCGCGCTACCGGCATTTTTCACGCCAGTTCAAGGCCATCGTCACCGCGATGGCGCCGCAGATGGAGGACCGGGGCGTGGACGAGGTCTACATCGACTTCACCCATGTCGAAGGTGGCCAGGACGACCATGGCCGCAGCCTGGCGCTGCAGATGCAGGCAGCGATTCATGCGGCGACGGGCCTGACCTGCTCGGTGGGGGTGGCGCCGAACAAACAGCTGGCCAAGATGGCCAGCGAGTTCAACAAGCCCAATGGCGTGTCCATCGTGCTGGAGAGCGATCTGCAAACAATGATCTGGCCGCTGGCCTGCCGCAAGATCAACGGCGTGGGCCCCAAGGCCGATGCCAAGCTGCAGGCGCTGGGCATCCAGACCCTGGGTGATTTGGCTGCCAAGGAGCTGCCTTGGTTGGTGGAGAACTTTGGCCGCAGCTACGGCGCCTGGCTGCATGCATCGAGCTGGGGGCGGGACAGCCGGCCTGTGGTGACCGAGAGCGAGCCGGTATCGATGAGCCGAGAGACCACCTTTGACCGCGACCTGCATGCCGTGCGCGACAAGGCTGAGCTGGGGGCCATCTTTACCGAGCTGTGCCAGATGGTGGCCGCTGACTTGCAGCGCAAGGGCTATGTGGGGCGCACGATTGGCATCAAGCTGCGCTACCCGGACTTTCGCATCGCCACGCGCGACCACAGCCTGCCGCTCTACACCCAGGATGCCGCTGCCATCCGCCATGCAGCGGGCCAATGCCTCAAGCGCGCGCCGTTGGACCAGCGCCTGCGGCTCTTGGGGGTGAGGGTGGGTGGCCTGCTGCCCTTGGAGCAGGCCTTGGCCCAGGGCCTGGTGGGCGACTGGCAGGCGATGCGCCAGGCCCAAAGCCGCCTGGGCGTTGCGGAGCCAAAGGCCGACCCCTACACCTTGCCGCTGTTTGACGACCTGGACTGA
- a CDS encoding MFS family transporter, with protein sequence MTTPSVPGPGPSAAQTSANTPPHYSPEEKRHRIFSIMAASSGNLVEWFDFYVYAFSAIYFAAAFFPKGDPTVQLLNTAGVFAAGFLMRPIGGWLFGRIADKYGRKKSMLISVTMMCAGSLVIACLPTYAQVGAWAPFLLLLCRLFQGLSVGGEYGTTATYMSEVALKGQRGFYSSFQYVTLIGGQLLAVLLIVILEAVLTDAELRAWGWRIPFVVGAAAAVVAMLLRRTLHETQSTEAMQNKETGTLSNLFKHHWRAFVTVLGYTAGGSLIFYTFTTYMQKYLVNSVGLPIKTASYVMTVCLFLYMCMQPLFGALSDRIGRRTSMMLFGALGALGTVPILTTMHQASSPVTAGLLILVALAIVSFYTSISGIVKAEMFPPEVRALGVGLAYAVANAIFGGSAEFVALALKNAGHENAFFWYVSAMMVIAFLFSLRLPKQAAYLHHDH encoded by the coding sequence ATGACAACACCCTCCGTGCCAGGACCTGGGCCCTCTGCCGCCCAGACTTCGGCCAACACTCCTCCCCATTACAGCCCTGAAGAAAAGCGCCACCGCATTTTCTCCATCATGGCGGCCTCGTCAGGCAACCTGGTCGAATGGTTTGACTTCTATGTCTATGCCTTCTCGGCCATTTACTTTGCCGCTGCCTTCTTCCCCAAGGGTGATCCCACCGTACAGCTGCTGAACACTGCCGGCGTGTTTGCCGCCGGCTTTTTGATGCGCCCCATCGGTGGCTGGCTGTTTGGCCGCATTGCCGACAAGTACGGCCGCAAGAAATCCATGCTGATATCGGTGACCATGATGTGCGCCGGCTCCTTGGTGATCGCCTGCCTGCCTACCTATGCGCAGGTGGGTGCCTGGGCACCGTTCTTGCTGCTGCTGTGCCGCTTGTTCCAGGGCCTGTCGGTAGGCGGTGAATATGGCACCACGGCCACCTATATGAGCGAAGTGGCGCTCAAAGGCCAGCGCGGCTTTTACTCGTCCTTCCAGTATGTGACCCTGATTGGCGGCCAGCTGCTGGCGGTGCTGTTGATCGTGATCCTGGAGGCCGTGCTGACCGATGCCGAGCTGCGCGCCTGGGGCTGGCGCATTCCCTTTGTGGTGGGCGCTGCGGCGGCTGTCGTGGCCATGCTGCTGCGCCGGACCTTGCATGAGACCCAGTCCACCGAGGCCATGCAGAACAAGGAAACCGGCACCTTGAGCAATCTGTTCAAGCACCACTGGCGCGCCTTTGTCACCGTGCTGGGCTACACCGCAGGTGGCTCGCTGATCTTCTACACCTTCACCACCTACATGCAGAAGTACCTGGTCAACAGCGTGGGGCTGCCGATCAAGACCGCCAGCTATGTGATGACCGTCTGCCTGTTTTTGTACATGTGCATGCAGCCGCTGTTTGGCGCACTGTCCGACCGCATTGGCCGGCGCACCAGCATGATGCTGTTTGGCGCGCTGGGCGCCCTGGGCACGGTGCCAATTTTGACGACCATGCATCAGGCCTCATCGCCGGTCACGGCTGGGCTGCTGATTCTGGTGGCGCTGGCGATTGTGAGCTTCTACACCTCGATCTCGGGCATTGTCAAAGCGGAGATGTTCCCGCCCGAGGTGCGTGCGCTGGGCGTGGGCCTGGCCTATGCGGTGGCCAATGCGATTTTTGGTGGCTCGGCCGAGTTTGTGGCGCTGGCGCTGAAGAACGCCGGCCATGAAAACGCCTTCTTCTGGTATGTGTCGGCCATGATGGTGATTGCCTTTCTGTTCAGCCTGCGCTTGCCCAAGCAGGCGGCCTACCTGCACCACGACCACTGA
- a CDS encoding DMT family transporter — translation MQWGGWWMGLVVFAAIAQTARNAAQRSLTRDLGTWPATLVRFLYGLPLAGLVLVLLYTLPAQAPEIAQWTGAYFGWLAMGAFFQIAATGALLLAMQQRNFAVAVTLSKTEVLQVALFGAVFLGELPTHWALAAMAIATIGVALLSLPPRQIGAKLDWRSKAAMYGLICGACFAIATVGFRGAALALDAPSALLSGAWGVFIAQCMQTLAMGAWFLWRDRSVLLRIAKAWRVSLIAGCMGSAASLAWFSAYALQSAASVRTLGMVEVVFSYLVSRRLMKEQLRRNEKWGIALMLVGIVVICTQL, via the coding sequence ATGCAATGGGGTGGTTGGTGGATGGGGCTGGTGGTGTTTGCCGCCATCGCGCAGACGGCGCGCAATGCGGCGCAGCGCTCGCTGACCCGTGACCTGGGTACCTGGCCCGCCACCTTGGTGCGCTTTCTCTATGGCCTGCCGCTGGCGGGCCTGGTGCTGGTGCTGCTCTATACCCTGCCCGCCCAGGCGCCGGAGATTGCGCAGTGGACCGGCGCCTATTTTGGCTGGCTGGCCATGGGCGCGTTCTTCCAGATTGCTGCCACTGGCGCCTTGCTGCTGGCGATGCAACAGCGCAATTTTGCGGTCGCCGTGACCCTGTCCAAAACCGAAGTGCTGCAGGTCGCGCTGTTTGGCGCGGTCTTTTTGGGCGAGCTGCCCACCCACTGGGCGCTGGCTGCGATGGCGATCGCCACCATCGGCGTGGCGCTGCTGTCCCTGCCACCGCGCCAGATCGGTGCCAAGCTCGACTGGCGCAGCAAGGCCGCGATGTATGGCCTGATCTGCGGAGCCTGCTTTGCGATTGCGACGGTGGGCTTTCGCGGTGCGGCGCTGGCGCTTGATGCACCCAGCGCGCTGCTGTCCGGGGCCTGGGGCGTGTTCATTGCGCAGTGCATGCAGACCCTGGCCATGGGCGCCTGGTTTTTGTGGCGCGACCGCAGCGTGCTGCTGCGCATTGCCAAGGCCTGGCGGGTGTCGCTGATCGCGGGCTGCATGGGCAGCGCGGCGTCCCTTGCCTGGTTCAGTGCCTATGCGCTGCAAAGCGCGGCATCGGTGCGTACCTTGGGCATGGTTGAGGTGGTGTTCAGCTACCTCGTATCGCGCCGGCTGATGAAGGAGCAACTGCGCCGCAATGAGAAATGGGGCATTGCGCTGATGCTGGTCGGCATTGTGGTGATCTGCACCCAGCTTTAA